The following proteins are encoded in a genomic region of Pseudochaenichthys georgianus unplaced genomic scaffold, fPseGeo1.2 scaffold_554_arrow_ctg1, whole genome shotgun sequence:
- the LOC117443210 gene encoding E3 ubiquitin-protein ligase pellino homolog 1-like: protein MFSLGQENIPSSPASTKGPVKYGELIVLGCNGSLPNGDKGRRKSRFALCRRNKANGVKPSTVHSSCTPQAAKAVSNKEQHSISYTLSRAQTVVVEYTQDGSTDMFQIGRSTEIPIDYVVTDTLPGGQIQVDGQTVQSTISRFACRIICQRDAPFTARIYAAGFDSSKNIFLGEKAAKWRMQDGHMDGLTTNGVLVMHPRQGFTQGSKPGLWREISVCGNVFTLRETRSSQQRGKMMEPECNELVDGSLVDLCGATLLWRTAEGLAHTPTVKHLEALRQELNAGRPQCPVGLNTLAFPSMRRKDVLDEKQPWAYLRCGHVHGYHGWGGRRNPEVEAECQERECPMCRTRGPYKPLWLGCEAAFYLDAEPPTHTFIPCGHVCSAKTAAYWSQIPLPHGTHTFHSACPFCIEALSGEAGCIRLIFQSPLD, encoded by the exons ATGTTTTCTCTCGGTCAGGAAAACATCCCCTCCTCCCCGGCCTCCACCAAAGGACCAGTGAAATATGGAGAGCTCATTGTTCTGGG GTGTAATGGCTCTCTGCCAAACGGTGACAAGGGGAGGAGGAAAAGCCGCTTCGCTCTGTGTCGCAGGAACAAGGCCAACGGCGTGAAACCGAGCACCGTGCACTCCTCGTGCACGCCTCAGGCTGCCAAG GCGGTGAGCAACAAGGAGCAGCACAGTATCTCCTACACTCTGTCCCGGGCTCAGACGGTGGTGGTGGAGTACACGCAGGACGGCAGCACGGACATGTTCCAG ATCGGCCGCTCCACAGAGATTCCCATTGACTACGTGGTGACGGACACGCTGCCCGGGGGTCAGATCCAGGTGGACGGCCAGACGGTTCAGAGCACCATCTCCCGCTTCGCCTGCCGCATCATCTGCCAGAGAGACGCTCCGTTCACCGCACGCATCTACGCCGCCGGCTTCGACTCCTCCAAGAACATCTTCCTCGGG GAGAAAGCCGCTAAATGGAGGATGCAGGACGGTCACATGGACGGACTGACCACCAACGGGGTTCTGGTGATGCACCCCCGACAGGGCTTCACCCAGGGCTCCAAACCCGGCCTGTGGAGGGAGATCTCCGTCTGCGGAAACGTGTTCACGCTGAGGGAGACCAGGTCCTCTCAGCAGAGGGGCAAGATG ATGGAGCCGGAGTGTAACGAGCTGGTGGACGGCTCCCTGGTGGACCTGTGTGGAGCGACCCTGCTGTGGCGCACGGCGGAGGGCCTCGCCCACACCCCCACCGTCAAACACCTGGAGGCCCTGAGGCAGGAGCTGAACGCGGGGCGGCCGCAGTGCCCCGTGGGCCTCAACACGCTCGCCTTCCCCAGCATGCGGCGCAAAGACGTCCTGGACGAGAAGCAGCCGTGGGCCTACCTGCGCTGCGGACACGTGCACGGATACCACGGCTGGGGGGGCCGCCGCAACCCCGAGGTGGAGGCGGAGTGCCAGGAGAGAGAGTGCCCCATGTGCCGCACGAGGGGCCCCTACAAGCCCCTGTGGCTGGGCTGCGAGGCGGCTTTCTACCTGGACGCAGAGCcgcccacacacacattcatcccCTGTGGACACGTGTGCTCGGCGAAGACGGCGGCGTACTGGAGTCAGATCCCGCTGCCGCACGGCACACACACCTTCCACTCTGCGTGCCCCTTCTGCATCGAGGCGCTCAGCGGGGAGGCCGGCTGCATCAGACTCATCTTCCAGAGCCCGCTGGACTAG